One window of the Candidatus Sysuiplasma jiujiangense genome contains the following:
- the nuoK gene encoding NADH-quinone oxidoreductase subunit NuoK, with translation MLIPIADVILFSSLLFVVGVFGVLFRRNAIMVLLSIELMLNAANINFVAFSNTAPTQALAADGQVFALISIAVAAAEVAVGLAILLVLWKSRDTIEVNEVADLRW, from the coding sequence ATTCTGATACCGATAGCGGACGTGATACTGTTCTCTTCACTCCTCTTTGTGGTCGGAGTGTTTGGCGTCCTCTTCAGGAGAAACGCCATAATGGTTCTGCTGTCCATAGAACTGATGCTAAATGCTGCAAACATCAACTTTGTTGCATTTTCAAACACAGCGCCGACCCAGGCTCTCGCAGCCGATGGCCAGGTCTTTGCACTGATTTCGATTGCAGTTGCGGCCGCCGAGGTGGCAGTCGGACTGGCAATACTGCTGGTGTTGTGGAAATCGAGGGACACGATAGAAGTGAACGAAGTCGCAGATCTGAGGTGGTAG